In one Candidatus Hydrogenedentota bacterium genomic region, the following are encoded:
- the dprA gene encoding DNA-processing protein DprA: MKLTREDRDWLRLALVPGVGTAHFIRLLARFRTPSHVFEAPRGMVADLVGSNLADRIRQYSETNEAAEQEAAMEEWGVTLITMENPRYPLRLAEIYDPPLLLFARGGLPVDQEPYVALVGTRRASPYGIRMAEKLAGELAVRGITVVSGMAMGIDAAAHRGALEAGGRTIAVLGCGVDIVYPPQNEELMRDIAARGAVISQFPMGTTPSKGHFPYRNRIISGMSLGTVVIEAPLTSGALITARQAAEQGREVFAVPGQAGMHNAEGPHALIREGAKLVERVEDILVELELPAECLRAERSEREEAVRVSGAPEPATVKPQRSSTRNAEPSPEPVPRREPAPLPMDGTEKAILEALSPEGSYVDEIATSCRLSVSEALSSLTMLELKGLVRQFSGKRFAPR, from the coding sequence ATGAAGCTGACGCGAGAGGATAGAGACTGGCTCCGGCTCGCCTTGGTGCCGGGGGTGGGAACGGCGCATTTCATACGGCTGCTGGCCCGTTTCCGCACACCAAGTCACGTGTTCGAGGCGCCGCGGGGCATGGTAGCGGACTTGGTAGGCTCCAATCTGGCGGATCGCATCCGTCAGTATTCGGAAACCAACGAGGCCGCTGAACAGGAAGCCGCCATGGAGGAATGGGGCGTCACCCTCATCACCATGGAGAACCCCCGCTATCCGCTGCGGTTGGCTGAGATATACGACCCGCCGCTCTTGCTGTTTGCCCGTGGCGGACTTCCCGTGGACCAAGAGCCCTATGTGGCGCTCGTGGGTACGCGGCGCGCATCGCCCTACGGCATTCGCATGGCGGAGAAACTGGCTGGAGAACTCGCGGTCCGGGGCATCACGGTGGTCAGCGGCATGGCAATGGGCATTGACGCCGCAGCGCACCGGGGCGCACTCGAAGCGGGCGGCCGTACCATCGCGGTATTGGGATGTGGTGTCGATATTGTGTACCCTCCTCAAAACGAGGAACTTATGCGGGATATCGCAGCAAGAGGCGCCGTCATTTCGCAGTTCCCCATGGGAACTACGCCGAGCAAAGGGCATTTCCCCTACCGCAACCGAATCATCAGCGGGATGAGCCTGGGCACGGTGGTAATCGAAGCGCCCTTGACCAGTGGCGCGCTGATCACGGCACGGCAGGCGGCCGAACAGGGCCGCGAGGTGTTTGCCGTGCCCGGTCAGGCGGGAATGCACAACGCCGAGGGGCCTCATGCGCTGATTCGTGAAGGGGCGAAGCTCGTAGAGCGGGTCGAGGACATCCTGGTCGAGTTGGAACTGCCGGCCGAGTGTTTGCGCGCCGAACGTTCGGAACGCGAAGAGGCCGTTCGCGTCTCCGGCGCACCCGAACCTGCAACCGTGAAGCCGCAACGGTCGAGCACGCGCAATGCCGAGCCGTCTCCGGAGCCTGTCCCACGACGTGAACCGGCGCCATTGCCTATGGACGGCACGGAAAAGGCGATCTTGGAGGCGTTATCGCCCGAGGGTTCGTATGTGGACGAGATCGCGACATCCTGCAGACTGAGTGTGTCAGAGGCCCTGAGTTCGCTGACCATGCTTGAACTCAAAGGTCTGGTTCGGCAGTTC
- a CDS encoding glycosyltransferase: METPRLKVSERLREILSYDKFAGAAPRILILQSEYWVDGACIHACHELGWKVKTVPTVLEGVLPKENVARLIAALAEFRPDFVLTVNLSGMDVSGLFARFFEDVRVPYVTWFVDDPRTILMDRTDFASPYALALTWERTYAASLEAAGFPVVETVPLAADPHVFNREPWDVCDTPPSFVGNSMVSFANREWDLLKGTPELETAVRESFERGRVTRENFGKGLKTLLDPAYVETLDAEQRRHAEMLFFVEGTRRLRHALAAAVAPDGAIMRGDDGWRIDFPSSGGPIHYMQDLPGFYNRCEVNLNSTSIQMATTVNQRVFDCPAAGGFLLTDGQSVLEELFDTEREVAAYRSLDECRERLRFFRAHPKARVEIAACARRRVLGEHTYAHRLRRIAGIVKARFG; this comes from the coding sequence ATGGAAACGCCACGCCTGAAGGTATCGGAACGCCTGCGCGAGATATTGTCGTATGACAAGTTCGCCGGGGCGGCGCCGCGCATTCTGATCCTGCAAAGTGAATACTGGGTGGACGGCGCCTGCATTCATGCGTGCCACGAGCTTGGATGGAAGGTCAAAACCGTCCCAACCGTGCTGGAAGGGGTGCTTCCCAAGGAGAACGTGGCGCGCTTGATCGCGGCCCTTGCGGAGTTCCGGCCCGATTTCGTCCTCACGGTGAATCTGAGCGGCATGGATGTCTCGGGCCTGTTTGCGCGCTTTTTTGAAGATGTCCGGGTACCCTACGTAACCTGGTTCGTTGACGACCCGCGCACGATACTCATGGACCGCACCGATTTCGCCTCGCCGTATGCCCTCGCACTCACGTGGGAGCGCACGTACGCGGCGAGTCTCGAAGCGGCGGGGTTTCCTGTGGTTGAGACCGTACCCTTGGCGGCGGATCCCCATGTATTCAATCGCGAACCGTGGGATGTGTGCGACACTCCGCCGTCATTCGTGGGGAACTCGATGGTATCGTTTGCGAACCGGGAATGGGACCTGCTCAAAGGGACCCCGGAACTCGAAACAGCGGTGCGCGAGAGCTTCGAGAGGGGACGCGTCACTCGGGAGAATTTCGGGAAGGGGCTCAAAACGCTCCTGGACCCGGCATATGTGGAAACACTGGATGCGGAACAACGCCGCCATGCGGAGATGCTATTCTTTGTGGAAGGAACGCGGAGGCTGCGTCATGCCTTGGCGGCGGCGGTGGCGCCCGACGGCGCAATCATGCGGGGCGACGACGGGTGGCGCATCGATTTCCCCTCCTCCGGCGGGCCTATCCATTACATGCAAGACTTGCCGGGTTTTTACAACCGGTGTGAAGTGAATCTCAACTCGACAAGCATCCAGATGGCTACCACCGTCAACCAGCGGGTGTTTGACTGTCCCGCCGCGGGCGGGTTTCTGCTCACCGACGGCCAGTCTGTGCTCGAAGAGTTGTTTGACACGGAAAGGGAAGTCGCGGCGTACCGTTCCCTGGACGAGTGCAGGGAACGGCTACGATTCTTTCGGGCGCATCCGAAAGCGCGGGTCGAGATTGCAGCTTGTGCTCGGCGCCGCGTGCTGGGAGAGCACACGTACGCCCATCGGCTCCGGCGTATTGCCGGGATTGTAAAGGCCCGCTTCGGCTGA
- a CDS encoding Tex family protein gives MLESKFINRIAQEVSLREEQVARAIELFEGGATIPFVARYRKDLTGSLDETRLEAIHERAQYFSSLAQRRDSVLDIIDKQGKLTGELRAEIDACFDRTHLEDLYLPFKPTRRTKATAAREKGLEPLADFLMQQLLLEGAIEIFAEKYIDPAKAVSSAEEALEGAGFIVAERISTDAAVRALVRGRMLDEGIIKAHPTKNAEGKKTKFETYYNFSEPIGKIPSHRLLAVMRGLKEGVLRMELVIDDENMMADILKHYLKESGSPFEKYLKEIVRDSYNRLLRPSIENEVLGIARERAEAEAIRVFRENAENLLLLAPAGQITVVGVDPGLRTGCKLAVVDQTGQLREHTTIFPTPPQNDTESAEKTLVEIIDKYNVQAVAIGNGTGSREVSVFVRDVLRRLNRDTIFSVLVNEAGASVYSASKLARAEFPDLDVTIRGAISIARRLQDPLAELVKIDPRHVGVGQYQHDVNQKSLREGLRTTVVSCVNKVGVDLNTASVSLLRYVSGVQSNVAENIVEFRAKNGAFKSRTQLLEVDGIGEKVFEQCAGFLRVANGENVLDATGIHPEAYSVVVRIADTVHLSVDQLLKEPRVLSGLDLMQFADDVIGTHTLADIRRELLKPGRDPRTEFKVPKFLDDVTSVDQLENGMVMEGVVTNVTDFGAFVDIGVHQDGLVHLSELTNRFVQDPRQIVKVGEIVRVKVIKVDKELPRISLSMKALIPPRKKHPRRQRPVTERAAEGGQAPEPLPKQETENRPAPPQREEREQRPRNRRERRPRREQAKAKPGAQTRTGKDAGSNQPLNTQLAEQLAALRAKLR, from the coding sequence ATGTTGGAGTCCAAATTCATAAACCGTATTGCTCAGGAAGTATCGCTGAGAGAGGAGCAGGTTGCCCGCGCCATCGAGCTGTTCGAGGGAGGCGCCACGATCCCCTTCGTTGCGCGTTACCGCAAGGACCTGACCGGCAGCCTCGATGAAACGCGGCTTGAAGCAATTCACGAGCGCGCCCAGTATTTTTCGTCCCTGGCTCAGCGGCGCGACAGTGTCCTCGACATAATCGACAAACAGGGAAAACTCACCGGCGAACTACGGGCCGAAATCGATGCGTGTTTCGACCGGACACACCTCGAAGACTTGTATTTGCCGTTCAAACCCACGCGCCGCACCAAAGCGACGGCCGCCCGCGAAAAGGGTCTCGAACCTCTAGCCGATTTCCTGATGCAACAACTGCTTCTCGAAGGCGCCATCGAGATCTTCGCCGAAAAATACATCGACCCGGCTAAGGCTGTGAGCTCGGCCGAAGAAGCCCTCGAGGGCGCCGGTTTCATCGTGGCCGAGCGCATAAGCACCGACGCCGCTGTCCGCGCCCTTGTCCGCGGACGCATGCTCGACGAGGGCATCATCAAGGCGCACCCCACGAAAAATGCCGAAGGCAAGAAGACCAAATTCGAAACGTACTACAATTTCTCCGAGCCCATCGGCAAGATTCCCTCGCACCGGCTGCTGGCGGTCATGCGCGGTCTCAAAGAAGGCGTCCTGCGCATGGAACTCGTCATCGACGACGAGAACATGATGGCGGACATCCTGAAGCATTACCTCAAAGAATCCGGCTCGCCATTCGAAAAATACCTCAAAGAGATTGTGCGCGACTCGTATAACCGGCTGCTTCGGCCCTCGATCGAGAACGAGGTGCTCGGCATCGCCCGCGAACGTGCCGAGGCCGAAGCCATACGCGTGTTCCGCGAAAATGCCGAAAACCTCCTGCTCCTGGCTCCAGCAGGCCAGATCACGGTAGTCGGCGTCGATCCCGGCCTTCGCACCGGCTGCAAACTCGCCGTGGTGGACCAGACCGGACAGCTCCGCGAACACACGACTATCTTTCCCACCCCGCCGCAAAACGACACGGAGAGCGCCGAGAAAACCCTCGTGGAGATTATTGACAAGTACAACGTCCAGGCGGTCGCCATCGGCAACGGCACGGGTTCGCGGGAAGTGTCGGTCTTTGTTCGCGACGTATTGCGCCGTCTCAACCGGGACACCATTTTCTCGGTCCTTGTCAATGAAGCCGGGGCATCAGTCTACTCAGCCTCCAAGCTGGCTCGCGCGGAGTTTCCAGACCTCGATGTGACGATTCGCGGCGCGATCTCGATTGCGCGCCGCTTGCAGGACCCTCTCGCCGAACTCGTGAAGATTGACCCCCGCCACGTGGGAGTAGGCCAATACCAGCACGACGTGAACCAGAAGAGCCTTCGCGAAGGTCTGCGGACCACCGTTGTCTCCTGCGTGAACAAGGTGGGCGTCGACCTCAACACGGCTTCCGTGTCACTGCTGCGGTATGTTAGCGGGGTACAGTCAAACGTAGCGGAGAATATCGTCGAATTCAGAGCGAAGAACGGCGCTTTCAAAAGCCGCACACAGTTGCTCGAGGTGGATGGCATCGGGGAAAAGGTGTTCGAGCAATGCGCGGGCTTCCTGCGCGTGGCGAATGGCGAAAATGTTCTTGACGCCACGGGAATCCATCCCGAAGCCTACTCCGTAGTCGTACGCATCGCCGACACGGTCCACCTGAGCGTCGACCAGTTGCTCAAGGAGCCTAGAGTTCTGAGTGGCCTCGACCTCATGCAATTTGCCGACGATGTGATCGGAACGCATACTCTCGCGGATATCCGCCGTGAGCTGCTGAAGCCCGGGCGCGATCCCCGCACGGAATTCAAGGTCCCGAAGTTCCTCGACGATGTCACCTCGGTCGACCAGCTGGAAAACGGGATGGTCATGGAAGGCGTAGTCACCAATGTCACCGATTTCGGCGCTTTTGTAGACATTGGCGTGCATCAGGATGGCCTGGTGCACCTCTCGGAATTGACCAACCGGTTCGTCCAGGATCCCCGGCAGATTGTCAAGGTAGGGGAGATCGTACGCGTGAAGGTCATCAAGGTAGACAAGGAACTGCCGCGCATTTCTTTGTCCATGAAAGCGTTGATACCCCCGCGCAAGAAACACCCCCGGCGTCAGCGCCCTGTCACGGAACGCGCCGCCGAGGGGGGCCAAGCGCCCGAACCGTTGCCGAAACAAGAGACCGAAAACCGGCCTGCACCCCCACAGCGCGAAGAGAGAGAGCAGCGTCCACGGAACCGCAGGGAGCGTAGACCCCGCCGGGAGCAGGCGAAGGCAAAACCCGGCGCCCAGACGCGAACGGGGAAAGATGCCGGCAGTAATCAGCCCCTGAACACGCAGCTCGCGGAACAACTAGCCGCGCTCCGTGCTAAACTGCGTTGA